CCGTCAGACGCCGGCGCGATTGCAGCGTCGGCGCACCGGCGCGGTTTTCGATGATGAAGCTCTTCGCGTACTCGCCCGTCTGGATGTCCTTCAGCACATCCTTCATCACCTTCTTCGTTTGGTCGGTGATGATGCGCGGGCCCGTCACGTACTCGCCGTACTCGGCGTTGTTCGAGATCGAGTAGTTCATGTTCGCGATGCCGCCTTCGTAGATCAGGTCGACGATCAGCTTCATTTCATGCAGGCACTCGAAATAGGCCATTTCCGGCGCGTAGCCCGCTTCGACCAGCGTCTCGAAACCGGCCTTGATCAGATCGACGGTACCGCCGCACAGCACGGCCTGTTCGCCGAACAGATCGGTTTCGGTTTCTTCACGGAAGTTCGTTTCGATGATGCCGGCACGGCCACCGCCGATGGCCGCCGCGTAGGACAGCGCGACTTCGCGCGCCGCGCCTGACTTGTCCTGCGCAATCGCGACCAGCATCGGCACGCCGCCGCCTTGCGAGTACGTGCTGCGCACCGTGTGACCCGGCGCCTTCGGCGCGATCATGATCACGTCGAGGTCCGCACGCGGAATCACCTGGCCGTAGTGCACGTTAAAGCCGTGCGCAAATGAAAGTGCCGCGCCCTGCTTGATGTGCGCGTGCACTTCGTTCTTGTACACCTCGGCGATCTGCTCGTCCGGCAGCAGCAGCATGACGACGTCAGCGCCCTTCACTGCCTCGGCCACTTCCTTCACGGCGAGGCCCGCGTTTTCAGCCTTGCTCCACGAAGCGCCGCCCTTGCGAAGACCGACCGTCACTTTCACGCCGCTTTCTTTCAGGTTCAGTGCGTGCGCATGGCCCTGCGAACCGTAACCGATGATCGTGACCTGCTTGCCCTTGATGAGGGAAAGGTCGGCATCCTTGTCGTAGAAAACTTTCATTTGTCTTCCTGTTGGATATCGCGGGCCTCGCTGATCGATCAGCGCTTGCCTGACGTTTCTTTATCCGTCCGCGGCAGCTTGTACGCGGCTCGTTCTTCGCTCGGGTTATAAGGCAGATGCGGCATCTGCGCGTTCGTGCGCACAAACGGAGGAATCGTCGCGAGCTTGATCAAACCGCTCAGCGCGCATCATCCACGCGGCCGGTATCGACGACCTGCTACCCACATAACACCCGACGCGCGGCGTTATTCCATTGTTAGAATCCGCGCGTCTGCCGTGCGGCGCAGCGCGTCCGCGGCACGCAGCCGGACCTAGGGAAAACCCGCGCTGCCGCGGCGGCGCGCGCGAAACATCGGCTCAGTCACGGGTTTCAGTTACAGGGAATCGTCACGACGAGGCGACCGTTGCAACGCGCCATCAGATCGTCATGTGCGAGACCCCGGTTCCACCAGCGCGCAAGACCGCTGCGTGGGCGGTGCCCGACCACCAGAATGTCCGAGTTCAGCAGCCCGGCATGCGTCGAAATGCTGTCGACGACGTCGCCGCAGGCCATATGGCCGCGCACCGGCACGCCATTGCCTTCCATATGATCAAGCGCCTCGCGCAGTGTGATCATGGCCGCGTCCTGCACGCACGCGCAGGCAAGGTCAGACAGATACCAGCCGGTCGCCGCGATGGTCGACGTCGTATCGACGACCGCAAGCACATCGGTGTGCGCCTCGAGCGCAAGCGCAAGCTCGGCTGCGTGGCGCAACGCGGTTTTTGCTTCGCGGGTGCCGTCGTAATAGAGCAGGATCTTCGAAGGTTTGGACATGGAAAACTCGCTGCAAAGGTTAGAGAGCCGCTAAGGCTTCGTACGCTGTCTGACCTTTCGTCCCTTGGTCACTTCGCAAAACACCTGGCCGGGCGGACGTATTCCACCGGGGACCGGCCGCTCCCCGGCGGCTCCTGC
The genomic region above belongs to Paraburkholderia edwinii and contains:
- the ilvC gene encoding ketol-acid reductoisomerase, with protein sequence MKVFYDKDADLSLIKGKQVTIIGYGSQGHAHALNLKESGVKVTVGLRKGGASWSKAENAGLAVKEVAEAVKGADVVMLLLPDEQIAEVYKNEVHAHIKQGAALSFAHGFNVHYGQVIPRADLDVIMIAPKAPGHTVRSTYSQGGGVPMLVAIAQDKSGAAREVALSYAAAIGGGRAGIIETNFREETETDLFGEQAVLCGGTVDLIKAGFETLVEAGYAPEMAYFECLHEMKLIVDLIYEGGIANMNYSISNNAEYGEYVTGPRIITDQTKKVMKDVLKDIQTGEYAKSFIIENRAGAPTLQSRRRLTAEHPIEQVGAKLRAMMPWIAKNKLVDQSKN
- a CDS encoding universal stress protein gives rise to the protein MSKPSKILLYYDGTREAKTALRHAAELALALEAHTDVLAVVDTTSTIAATGWYLSDLACACVQDAAMITLREALDHMEGNGVPVRGHMACGDVVDSISTHAGLLNSDILVVGHRPRSGLARWWNRGLAHDDLMARCNGRLVVTIPCN